ACTGAGCCCAGAAACACAGCACGATTCAAGAAAGGATTGGACATTCATATAGATATGAATATCCAGAGTTTCAAAGTTGATTAGCATTCACTATTGTAAGGGATCTTACTCCTCATGCTTCCAGATTTAAACCAATCTCTCCCTAAAGGGATCAGAAGGGGACGTGAGGGACAGATTATGTCACTTCTGTCTACGCTGGGGTTCTTCCACCTTCCTCACAAGAACCTGAGGCGACACGCTGGTCTAGATCCAGTATGGCATAGTCTATGCTTTCCTAATTAACCCTTGCATAGCAGCTCCCAGGTACctccatattacagatggggaaatctgAAACCGAGGCAAAAGGTCaacattttgggtgcccaaaacCAGGCACACGTGCACAACTAGCCCCATAGACAACTGGTCTGGTGTTCAGAGGCCGGTAGCTTCCATAGACTTCTGCTTACcgggcctaaatatggatttgagGGTCTACCTTTAGTCACGAAAATTTGGGCCTAAAGGCTACAGAGAGATAGCAAGAGCTGGGAGTTGCGGTGTTGATGGAAAGAGGCCATAAAGACGACCCTTACCAAAATACCTtccacttatcatagaatcatagaatatcaggcttggaagggacctcaggaggtatctagtccaactccctgctcaaagcaggacctaatccccagctaaatcatcccagccagggctttgtcaagcctgaccgtaaaaacctcaaaggaaggagattccaccacctccctaggtaacgcattccagtgcttcaccaccctcctagtgaaaaagtttttctaatatccaacctaaacctcccagcTACATGCTACCCTCCAGGCAGCCCCTGATGAAAGGGGTAGGAGCGAGCACACCTGGCTATTCTTAGATACTAGGCAGGTGGGAGAAGTTTGTTAAATCTGTCATTCCTCTCCCTTTGAAACATCCGTCACACTCATGAACACACAGCGTTTCTATTTATCTGCCTGTGCTCAAATACTTATTTACTCCTGGTTCAGAGGCTGCCCAAGATGATCTGAAATAGCCCAAATAACGCGACTCTCCGGGTATGCTGAAAACGACCTTTGTTGGGCCGGCTCTCTAGAGACGGCTTCCTAGACGAAGGGTAGCTGGCCAGCCGAGATCCTGTGAAGCAACGATTTTAACACCGCTCAGATTTCATTTAATTATATGATTAATGATGCTAGGGTGCATCAGAGCGTCAGAAAGGCATCTTTCTGATTTGaaatctaaaaaaataaatatagccCAGAAACTGGGCTGGGGGCTTCCCACCCAGCGTGTTATACAAGATGGGACTACAAGGGTCCCTCTTGGTGTTATAATCTATGCATCCATGTTAGAACGACAAGGGACCCGAGAGATGGAATTATTGTGGCTGGCTCGCAGCTCCGTTTCCCTCTGCTTAGCCTCGGAGAGCTGAAATCCAACCACATCTGACCTAGTTACACTGCTCTTTTATGCACGTACCTCTTTTATGCCTGTCACACAGCACTGCACGGGAGGATTTTAATAGCTTCGCTGAGGCTGTTCTTTCTGCTCAACTCCCATCCCTTCTAACACCTCTTTCTCAACCAGGGACAGCTGGCCAAACTTTGAGCACAAGGCACTTTTGAACACCTTAGAAGCGACTTTTCAGGaacctaagtctcactgaaagtcagtgaaaTGTAGGCTCAAATCTTTAAAGCGATTTAAATTCCTAACTCATCAGTGGAAGTTAGAACAccgaatcttgatttaaaaaatggtcaGTGAGAGAATCCTCCACGGCCCCTGGTAAGTTGCTCCTATGGTTAACTGCTCTGTTAAAAtgttatgccttatttccactctgaatttgtctagcttcaatttccagccatagGAACATGTTGTTcgacctttctctactagattgaagaacccattattaaatattggttccctgactgatcaagtcacccctagTCCTTCTCTTTCTTAAATTACCTCGATTGAGCTCCTTGAAGctctcactctaaggcaggtttttgaatcctgtaatcattctcatgggtcttctctgaaccttctccaatttatcaacatcccttcctgaattgtggacaccagacctggactcagcattccagcagcagtcacacccatgccaaatgcagaggtaaaatcatctctctgctcctactcatgctgctcctgtttatgcatccaagcaCTGCATTAGCCCTTCTGGTCACAGAGTTGCATTGGGAACTCATGGTTCACCTGATTATATACCACACGccccatatatatattttttttctcctcagtcATTGCTTTCCAGAATAGTCCCCCCCTCATGTAAATATATAGCCTCCATACTTTGTTCAGAAAACAGCCTCCTCTGTTAGGAACGTGGGCGAAATGCAGCCAACCGGCCTGAGGCCCTTCTGTAGGAGACGTCACCTTACGAAGCAAGCAGGTCCAGGCATGAAAAATCTCCAAGAGAAGCTAGAGAAGCAGTGGTTTCTTCCCTTGAGCTGGAAGGCAAAGGCCAGAGAGGGTGACATTTCAAGGGACTCTCCCTTGTTTGGAGCCTTTATGACAAGATAGCTTTGCGAAAGATGTGTTTTAATCCAGCTTCTGTGTGCTGTTTGGATGGTTTTTGTGGTCCCAGCTGGTcttggagtctatgaatctaacctcatgcttcagggctttagCCTGTCACCTGCAAGGGCCAAGAAGGGACTTTTTCCCCCACCCAATGTGTGTTTCCAATCTCCCCTGCCCACCAAGTAGTGTTATTGTGCATTTGATCGCTGCAGTGACAGTAGTCAGGTGCTCGGGAATCCCCGTCACGTCTGGCCATGGAAAGCAAGGAGTGACAGTGCGGGCCAAGGCCAAGTTTAAGATTctaaccccctcacccccctccaaaaaccacacacacaaactcactctcctgctggtaaaagctcatccaaagtgaccactctccctacaatgtgcatggtaatcaaggtgggccatgtccagcacaaatccaggctctctcacccttccccccccacccccggggacacacacacacacacaaactcactctcctgctggcaatagctcatccaaactgaccactctccaagtttaaatccaagtttaaccagaacgtctgggggggggggggtaggaaaaaacaaggggaaataggctaccttgcataatgacttagccactcccagtctctatttaagcctaaattaatagtgtccaatttgcaaatgaattccaattcagcagtttctcgctggagtctggatttgaagtttttttgttttaagatagcgaccttcatgtctgtgattgcgtgaccagagagattgaagtgttctccaactggtttatgaatgttataaggGGCTGTcagatcatctcgtctgaccttcTGTGAAGCACGGGCTAGTCAGTTTCACCCAGATAGTGCTATGTTGAGCCCGATGATTTCAGTTAGACCAAAGCACATCCGCCCTCAGGATGCTAAattggcagagaacaggagaaagCCAGGTGCCACGCCTAGgtcccctgcaatggcagggaattgagtAGGTGATGcataccccatgctgcagaggaagataaattccctgtgccccccccaaccccccccacacatacaaaGTCCCTGCCTATTTGATCTGTaaggaaattccttcccatccccaaatcTGTTTATTAATCGGACCCACATGTGAGCAAGACACAGCAGCCAGGCATCCAGAGAGAGGATTCTACGGACAAGCTCAGAGCACTGTCCCGTCTCCTGCTGTGGCCAATTGTTGATCTTTCCAGAGGAAGGTGGTGGTCTTGAGGGGGGGGTTGGCATCCGCTCTCACTTGCCCTTCGCTTTGTGGCTCTTAGTTTTCTTAGGCAGCAGCACTGCCTGGATGTTGGGCAGGACCTCACCCTGTGCAATGGTGACTCCCCTCAGCAACTTGTTCAGCTCCTTGTCGTTCTGCACGGCCAACTGCAAGTGCCAAGGGATGATGCGGGTTTTCTTGTTATCCCAGGCAGCGTTGCCAGCCAGCTGCAAGATCTCAGCGGTCAGATACTCCATCACAGCGGCCAGGTACACCGGGGCTCCAGCTCCCACTCATTCCTCATAGTTCCCCTTGCGCAGCAGCCGGTGCACCCACCCGACTGGGAACTGCAGTCCGAcacagcaggatagtgagtttgtgtgtgtggtttttgggaggggggtgagagaacctggatttgtgcaggaaatggcccaccttgattatcatgcacattgtgaagagagttgtcactttggatgggctattaccagcaggagagtgagtttgtgtgtgggggggtggagggtgagaaaacctggatttgtgctggaaatggcccaacttgatgatcactttagataagctaaaagaaaaggagtacttgtggcaccttagagactaaccaatttatttgagcatgagctttcgtgagctacagctcacttcagcaggacagtggggtgggaggaggtattgtttcatgatctctgtgtgtatataaagtctgctgcagtttccgcggtatgcatccgatgaagtgagctgtagttcacgaaagctcatgctcagataaattggttagtctctaaggtgccacaagtactccttttctttttgcgaatacagactaacacggctgttactctgaaacctgacagccCCTTGTGGCCTTAAACCCACTTACACCTTCTTTGGAGAAGAGCACAGATGGAAAAAATCCACTTCACAAGCTCCCCAAACTGGGTcgttcttaaaaaaaggaaagtcCACCCACCTCTGTTTATTTTTACTCTAGATTTGTTTCCTTTCAGGCACAAAGCGCAAACAATCACAGTCAATTAAGAGCCACAGAGTCCCATTAGCCAGACAGGGAGTCTCCAGGGACTGGCCATGTTCCAATCTGCCTGGCTGGTGTCCCTCATTTTCTCCTTATTTACTGCCACCAAAGAAACTCTACTCAAGGCTCAGTGTCACACCCTAGGTGACAAAGGAGAAGAGCACGTCTGGGAGGGTGTAGGTGAGTGAGGCAAGGGCTTCTTCGTGATCTGAAAGTCACATGCCATGAGATCATTTTAAGATCAGAGTAAGCACGAGTCAGCAGAGCTGCTAGGTAGGAAGGAGGTCAAGATGAACTGGGTTTGCCCGGGATTATGTATGGCTAGTTACTGTAGATGCCAAacaaatcaaggttggatgtttttctaagattCTTCTCTAGTTTAAACAGGAGATAATtcggggaagttctctggcctgggttatgcagatcagactagatgatcacagtgatcttAGAAtctattaaattttaaataataaacagcTGGTGCTTAATGAGAATTGTTAGTCACCAAAGTCTTAGTCATATCCTCTCCCCTAGCCAGGCACAGATACGTAGTTCCAGCGTGTGGCTCTAATCTCAGGTGATGGTGCAGCCAAATCCACATGGAGTTTACAGGGCCCATTTTAAAGAGCTGTCAGTGGTGGGAAATGAAAACCTGAAGTCCTGAGTAGGGGATAAAATTGAGACACACCGTCAGAACATGGGTGCAGAGAACAATCAGATGGGCTCAAGGAGTGGGGAAGAAAGGGCAGAGGCAGCTGTGAGTGCTAAAGACAGTTTCTGAGCCACCTAGATAAGAGTGTTGGGTCTATGGAGTGAAGAGAAGCTGCACACAGTGTCTTAAGACTACACAGAAATAGGAGCAGGCCACACGGTAACTAGAATGACTCTTCTAGGAGGTTGTTTTAACAGGGGCTAGTGGCAGAGACATGCCACAAACCAGTGACAGCATCCTTCACATTTGAGGTTATGCACTATTCAGGATAAGGAAGGACCCTTGCTCTGCAACAGGGCTTAAAAAATAACCCCCTCGTGCTCTAAGCATTAGAGACCGTTCTCTAAGCcagtcctgactccctgtcctgATTATtggacctccctccctcccaagtaACAGCAATGGGTCTTACTGATGATACTGTCCCCAGGCACCACCTTCCTGTTGGAAAGGAGATCAAGGCAACCAAATAAGCGTTGACATTTCaggttttattaaaattaaatataagtTACAATAGTTAAATATTAAAGACAACAGATACACACATTCCCTATTTCAAACTCTTCAAtatttaaattcatttcacaGAAATGCTACAATAGCAGAGAGCACCAAGAAGCCAGCCTCTTCAGCGAGAGATGCATGGGACGTCTGAAACCTTCGCCTCATGCAACGGTTTCACATGCAGCGCTCCGAAACTGGGGCCAGACAGGAATTCTGCCTCCAGATTGGGCTGCTAACTTGCGCAATGGTAAAGGATATGGGTTGGCAGATAATTTGGCAACACCACCACAGCAATAGGCTTTTCATTGGGATTCGCAGAGAAAGAGGTCATGGGTTTGAGGGGTATTTTTAACTAGTTCGTTAGCACACAGACGTAATCTTGCTGTCTGAATCAGTTAATACTGGAGGCTCAGAGTTTGCCCATATGGGACTTTCCACCAGATATTTACCGTATCTGCTGGTAGGTGGGTCAGTGGCATCGCTGGCATTTTATACGGCAGAGAGGGGTGGAGAGTGGGAGAGCTGGACACGTAAGGCATTTCAGGGGCTGTAGATGTCAGGACCAGACAAGTTGTTGGGATGCCAGCCTCCAAACTGATCAGCCGCCAGGCCTCATGGCAACAGACAGTCAGATCTCTGCGGCTGATTTGACCCAACAGCCCCCGTCAAGTCTCCCTGCTTGCAACAGAGATGAGCAGTGACAGGTCAATGCCGCAAGCAATCGCGCCAGTCGCTGGTGCCTCGGGAATCTCTCTCTGCAGGTTAATGAGAACCAGGAACTCTAGCTCCAGTGCTATGGTTGAGTCCCATAGAGCTGATGGAGTCTAATGAGATCAGACAGTTTGTCAGTAACTACCTGCCTGGAGGAGAAGCTAGCCAGcactgctgggggaggaggagagaaagagctGGTTTCTCCCAAGAGTCTTCTGAGCCTTTTGACGAGCAGCCAGCCCCAACTCTTGTGGCTAGCCCTTGGAGCCTCACATGATGTAGCAGTTCATGAGGGcgagatccttcatctctggacaaTAGGCTGCGGGAGAGAGTCACAGAGCCGTGAGTGCAGGCAGAGACCTAACGACACAAGTGATAACGCTCCCCGGCCCACGCAACCCAGCCTGGCAAATATTTACCACTGAAACGCCTCCGCTCGAGGATTTCCTGTCCCCATGTTAGAGAGCGGGAACTGAGCAGAAAGGCGGGACGGGTACTGATGATGGCCGACCTCctgccccacctacctcccagagcgtgccgcccccccccccactctaacctACTAGAGCCCAGTTCCCCCCCAGAGTGagagatggaacccaggagtcccggctcccagcccccaccccattctAATCACTAGACCCTACGCTCCCCATGGCCAAGGGGTGACGTCACCCCCCATAAGAGATGACATCACCAAGGAGGGGGGTGACATCACCCACCCACCTAGGGGTGAGGGGGCACGTGCCACGGTGGGGGTGAGTTTACATCACCCCCCCCATGGTGGGCACgctaaggggggagggagggagtgactTGACAGCACACCCCCCCACAGACCCCTAGGGGTGGAGCGCTAGCTGAAGGGGGGAGTTGACTTgacatcctcccccccccccccattggctACGTTGAGGCCAGGCTCCTACCCCTCAGAGCCAAAGTGGGAAGGACCCGGATGTACGTGGCCCAGGCTCTGCGCCCTCCTCAGGCACGTGCGGCCCCGCCCTTGGGGCGGGCAGCGCGCGCCCGAACCGTTGAAGGGGAacggggaggggtgcgggggggggaaggagcgggCGCGAGGGGAGATACTTACGGTTGATTGGCTGCCGCTCCCGCGTGCTACTGCGGCTGCCGCCCCCTCGCAGGAGCTTCATCAGCGCCCGCCACAGCCGCGATTGGCCCGCCTCCTCCGGTACGTCATTACCAGgcaccgcctcctcctcctcccccgcctcctcttCCCGCCGGCCAATCCGCTTCCAGAGGTCGGGGTCGacggggggcagggccaggcggcgccggctgctgctgctgctcctgctccgccTCCTCGTCTCCGCCTCCCAGCCCCTGCCGCGCACGCGCAGCGAGGTGGGGGTGCGGCAGAAGGGGCACGTGACCGCCTCCCAGCTCTGGTCGCGCGCCAGGCGGCAGAGGCAAGCGGTGCAGAGCGCGtggtg
This genomic window from Eretmochelys imbricata isolate rEreImb1 chromosome 28, rEreImb1.hap1, whole genome shotgun sequence contains:
- the RNF227 gene encoding RING finger protein 227 encodes the protein MDANAERGAAELACGICYLPYDRRARAPRRLGPAHGAWRRPAPCHHALCTACLCRLARDQSWEAVTCPFCRTPTSLRVRGRGWEAETRRRSRSSSSSRRRLALPPVDPDLWKRIGRREEEAGEEEEAVPGNDVPEEAGQSRLWRALMKLLRGGGSRSSTRERQPINPYCPEMKDLALMNCYIM